In Nakaseomyces glabratus chromosome A, complete sequence, the DNA window TTATACATTTATACGTTTTCGGATCTCAATGATTTTCGtcttttcaaatcaatTGGATCTTGCATTACTACATACGCTGGAATTAAATTGTGGGGTCCCCTATATAGTAGCATATCTggtaaaatatataattatcGAGGCACTATAGAAGCTAATAGATAatcaattgtttttttgaataaataaaaaggtattattattctttatttatCATATATGATATATCTAAAGAGAGTAGTATATTATATCATGAATAAACAGATGTTAAAATGTCATTAGATTTTGATTAGAATCCTTGAGTAAAGAGattaaaaatcaaatattaataCGTTGCgtgacaaaaaaaaaattagcaTTAACAGCGTAATCAGAATTGCATCCCGATATAGAAAGAGATtgcaaaacaaataaaattaagAGTTGTTTGGAATTAATAAAGTTCAGATTTgaattaatattatcattgaGAAAAAGATTTATCATAAGCCCAAATTCATTTGAGAATTCTAATAATGATTATTAGGGTTCAGGAGATTTAAACAAATCTCTTGTACCATGGCTTGTCATCGTGCATCATAGCGTCAGCATCGTAAGAAGCATCTCTCTTGGATGGTGGAACCCAGTTTGGAGACTTCCATGGCAAGACACCTTCTTCCCACAAAGTGTTGACTTCTTCCAAAGTTAGACCCTTGGTCTCTggaatgaagaagaaaacgTAGAAGTAGGAGAAACATAGACAGCCCATGAACACGTAACCGTAGTAGAAGTTAATGGCATTGGTAATAAATGGAGTGAAGAAGGCAATCAAGAAACCCCAGATCCAGTTGGAAGCTTGGGCAATAGCCATACACTTGGCCTTAACTCTCAATGGGAAAGTTTCAGAGTTGACAACAAATGGAATTGGAGCCCAGGTGGTAGCGAAACAGAAAATGTAGAAACAGGTGAAAACAATCATACAGTTACCAGCACCCTTGGAGGATGGTTGGTCTTGACCATTTGGCCATAGTCTGGTGACACCGACAGAAGCGAAGACAACCATACAAGCAGTCATAGCAGCGGCACCCCACAATAGACATCTACGACGACCGAAACGGTCAACAACGTACAAGGCAACGAAAGTGGAAGCGAAGTTAACAATACCAATGACAATGGAGGTTTCGAAAGAATCTTCCAAACCAACAGCCTTGAAAACAGTAGTACCATAGTAGAAGAAGTAGTTGTCACCTGTCAATTGTTGCAAAGATTGAATCATGATACCCATAATCAAACGTTGGAAAACCTTAGTCTTGGTAGAGAACAATTCACCCCAGGAAGCAGAACCAGCCAATCTTTCAGCTTCAACAGCAGCTTGGACATTTTCAACTTCGAAAGTGACAGCTGGATCATCTGGAGAAACCTTGTTAGAGATAGCAATGGATCTTCTGGCTTCTTCAACTCTACCAACCTCAATCAAGTAACGTGGAGATTCTGGAACGAAGGTCATACCACCGATCATGAATAGAGCCCAGGCGAAACATAGGCCCAATGGAACTCTCCATTGGACAGAGTTGGAGTAGTTCTTGGTACCGTAGTTAGTACAGTAACCCAAGAAGATACCACAGGTAATCATCAGTTGGTAACAGGAAACCAAAGAACCTCTCATGTGCTTTGGAGAGACTTCAGAAATCAACATAGGAGACAAGACGGCAATACCACCAACACCCAAACCGGAGATAATTCTACCGATGAAGTATTGGTACCACTTGTCAATGGTAGCAATTTGAATAACGATACCGACAATGTAGATGACAACGACACTGATCAAACCGATCTTACGACCATACATATCACCCAACTTAGACAAAACAATACCACCGATAGCACAACCGATGTTGAAAATGGAGACGACTAGAC includes these proteins:
- the HXT6/7 gene encoding sugar porter family MFS transporter (CAGL0A02211g~Ortholog(s) have glucose transmembrane transporter activity, pentose transmembrane transporter activity, role in glucose transport and mitochondrion, plasma membrane localization), translated to MSDQESRSQSVLSASNSKADREDEFKAYVDEEGQPMVEIPKKPASAYVSISIFCLFIAFGGFVFGWDTGTISGFVAQTDFIRRLGQTRANGTHYLSKVRTGLVVSIFNIGCAIGGIVLSKLGDMYGRKIGLISVVVIYIVGIVIQIATIDKWYQYFIGRIISGLGVGGIAVLSPMLISEVSPKHMRGSLVSCYQLMITCGIFLGYCTNYGTKNYSNSVQWRVPLGLCFAWALFMIGGMTFVPESPRYLIEVGRVEEARRSIAISNKVSPDDPAVTFEVENVQAAVEAERLAGSASWGELFSTKTKVFQRLIMGIMIQSLQQLTGDNYFFYYGTTVFKAVGLEDSFETSIVIGIVNFASTFVALYVVDRFGRRRCLLWGAAAMTACMVVFASVGVTRLWPNGQDQPSSKGAGNCMIVFTCFYIFCFATTWAPIPFVVNSETFPLRVKAKCMAIAQASNWIWGFLIAFFTPFITNAINFYYGYVFMGCLCFSYFYVFFFIPETKGLTLEEVNTLWEEGVLPWKSPNWVPPSKRDASYDADAMMHDDKPWYKRFV